From Aedes albopictus strain Foshan chromosome 1, AalbF5, whole genome shotgun sequence, one genomic window encodes:
- the LOC109423648 gene encoding uncharacterized protein LOC109423648 — MSAIKCVAFFLAALVFRTAVALECHECSGPEQCNDPELENVVQCSDTNSQAVQDELSRLFYPSLPEVALRSGRYQCTSHNLTRWGESAPSTRIMGCMFETSKSVCHLDTPYLPNFAILGCRACDWNRCTGNGSAALGWSILLVIASVMASSIVIK; from the exons ATGTCTGCAATCAAATGTGTTGCTTTCTTTCTAGCGGCGTTAGTTTTCAGAACAG CTGTCGCGCTGGAGTGCCACGAATGTTCCGGCCCCGAGCAGTGTAACGATCCAGAGCTGGAAAATGTGGTCCAATGCAGCGATACAAACTCACAGGCCGTGCAGGACGAGTTGTCGCGGTTATTCTATCCCTCTCTGCCCGAGGTGGCGCTTCGGAGCGGAAGATACCAATGCACATCGCACAACCTGACTAGATGGG GAGAATCAGCTCCATCAACCCGGATCATGGGATGCATGTTCGAAACTAGCAAAAGCGTGTGCCATTTGGATACTCCTTATCTGCCGAATTTCGCAATCCTCGGTTGCAGAGCGTGCGATTGGAATAGATGCACTGGGAACGGCAGCGCTGCGCTTGGGTGGAGCATACTGCTAGTGATAGCTAGTGTGATGGCATCATCAATAGTAATAAAGTGA